CAAGAATAATCTATAAATAAACGTAAAGAAGGAAAACTATCACGAATTTTTTCAGAAATCATTATAGCTATATGTTTGTTATTTTTATTGCAAAACGAAGCAAAATAAATATCAATTTCAGAAAAATTTTCAATAAATTTAGGATTTGTTTCTTGTATTAATAATATTAATCGTTCCATACCAATTGCAAAACCAATTGCTGGTGTTTTTTTTCCTCCTAATTCTTTTATTAAATTATCATATCGTCCACCTGCACAAATAGTTTTTTTTAATCCAAATGTATCTGTTACCCATTCAAAAACTGTATCATTATAATAATCAAGACCTCGTATTAAACGTTGATTTATATAATATTTAACCCCAACAAGATCTAATAAATTACATAAATCTTTAAAATGAAATTTTGATTTTGAATCAATATAATTAAATAATTTAGGAGCATCATTTAATAAATTTTGAATATCTTGATTTTTAGAATCTAATATACGTAATGGGTTACTATATATACGAGATTTAGATTCATTATCTAATTTATTTTTATTACATTCAAAAAATTTTATTAAAATACTACGATATTTAATACGTGTTTCTAATGATCCAATTGAATTTAATTCTAAATTTAAAACTTTATCGATACCAAATATTTTCCATAAACGAGATACAATTAAAATTAATTCTATCTCAATATAAAAATCAGATAAACCAAATACTTCTACACCAAATTGATAAAATTGTCTATAGCGACATTTTTGTGGTCGTTCATAACGAAACATTTGACCTAAATACCATAAACGTTGTTCATTATTATTACGTAATAAACCATGTTCAATACATGCTCGTACACAACTAGCTGTATTTTCAGGTCTTAACGTAATACTTTCATTATTTCGATCATTAAAAGTATACATTTCTTTTTCAACAACATCAGTAATTACACCTATTGCTCTATTAAATAAAATTGTTTTTTCTAAAATAGGAGTACGAATTTCATGAAAACCATAACTAGATATAACATTTTTTAATATTAATTCAATTTTTTGCCATATTTTAGTTGTAGCTGGTAAATAATCATTCATACCACGAATAGATTGAATATTTCTTTTCACTTTTAATTATCTTATTTAATTTTTTAATTAATTTCATATTTAAAGTTTTTTATAAAAAAATATTTTTATAAAATATTTTTTATTTTAATGA
This Candidatus Providencia siddallii DNA region includes the following protein-coding sequences:
- the hisS gene encoding histidine--tRNA ligase, translating into MKRNIQSIRGMNDYLPATTKIWQKIELILKNVISSYGFHEIRTPILEKTILFNRAIGVITDVVEKEMYTFNDRNNESITLRPENTASCVRACIEHGLLRNNNEQRLWYLGQMFRYERPQKCRYRQFYQFGVEVFGLSDFYIEIELILIVSRLWKIFGIDKVLNLELNSIGSLETRIKYRSILIKFFECNKNKLDNESKSRIYSNPLRILDSKNQDIQNLLNDAPKLFNYIDSKSKFHFKDLCNLLDLVGVKYYINQRLIRGLDYYNDTVFEWVTDTFGLKKTICAGGRYDNLIKELGGKKTPAIGFAIGMERLILLIQETNPKFIENFSEIDIYFASFCNKNNKHIAIMISEKIRDSFPSLRLFIDYSCNNLKKQLSQANKQGAKIVLILGENEIQKNQITIKNLYTKIQKTISQEKVILYISKLLY